A region of Pempheris klunzingeri isolate RE-2024b chromosome 15, fPemKlu1.hap1, whole genome shotgun sequence DNA encodes the following proteins:
- the LOC139213953 gene encoding glutamine synthetase — protein sequence MATSASATLSKAVKQQYMDLPQGDKVQAMYIWIDGTGEGLRCKTRTLDYEPKSIEDLPEWNFDGSSTYQAEGSNSDMYLIPAAMFRDPFRKDPNKLVLCEVQKYNGKPSETNLRITCKKVMDMVKDQHPWFGMEQEYTILGTDGHPFGWPSNGFPGPQGPYYCGVGADKAYGRDIVEAHYRACLYAGVQICGTNAEVMPAQWEFQVGPCEGINMGDHLWVARFLLHRVCEDFGVVASFDPKPIPGNWNGAGCHTNFSTKEMREEGGLKAIEDSIEKLGKRHSYHIRAYDPKGGLDNARRLTGHHETSNINEFSAGVANRGASIRIPRSVGQEKRGYFEDRRPSANCDPYGVTEALIRTCLLSEEGEEPADY from the exons ATGGCAACGTCCGCCAGCGCCACGTTGAGTAAAGCTGTCAAGCAGCAGTACATGGATCTCCCTCAGGGGGATAAAGTCCAGGCCATGTATATCTGGATTGATGGAACCGGAGAGGGACTCCGCTGCAAAACCAGGACGCTGGATTATGAGCCTAAAAGCATCGAAG ATCTGCCTGAGTGGAACTTCGATGGCTCCAGCACCTACCAGGCTGAGGGCTCCAACAGCGACATGTATCTGATTCCCGCTGCCATGTTCCGGGATCCATTCCGCAAAGACCCCAACAAGCTGGTGCTGTGCGAAGTGCAGAAGTACAACGGCAAACCTTCAG aaaCCAACCTTCGCATCACATGTAAGAAGGTGATGGACATGGTGAAGGACCAGCACCCGTGGTTTGGCATGGAGCAGGAGTATACCATCCTGGGAACAGACGGGCACCCTTTTGGCTGGCCATCTAATGGTTTCCCTGGACCACAGG GTCCATACTACTGTGGTGTGGGAGCTGACAAAGCCTATGGAAGAGATATTGTGGAAGCTCATTACAGAGCTTGTCTCTATGCTGGAGTCCAGATTTGTGGCACAAATGCAGAAGTGATGCCTGCtcag TGGGAGTTCCAGGTTGGACCTTGCGAAGGGATCAACATGGGTGACCATCTGTGGGTCGCCCGCTTCCTCCTGCACCGTGTCTGTGAAGATTTTGGCGTTGTCGCCTCATTTGACCCCAAGCCGATTCCTGGAAACTGGAACGGTGCTGGTTGCCATACAAACTTCAGCACAAAGGAGATGAGGGAAGAAGGGGGATTGAA AGCCATTGAGGATTCCATTGAGAAGCTTGGGAAGAGGCACAGCTATCACATCCGTGCCTATGATCCCAAAGGGGGGCTCGACAACGCCCGCCGTCTCACCGGCCACCATGAAACCTCAAACATCAACGAATTCTCAGCAGGTGTGGCTAACCGTGGTGCAAGCATCCGCATTCCTCGTAGCGTTGGCCAGGAGAAGAGGGGCTACTTCGAGGACCGCCGCCCATCCGCCAACTGCGACCCGTACGGTGTGACCGAGGCCCTGATCCGCACCTGTTTGCTGAGCGAGGAGGGAGAGGAACCTGCGGATTACTAA